One window of the Chitinophaga niabensis genome contains the following:
- a CDS encoding DUF4832 domain-containing protein, producing MMRFLIVVLFTFFSLCSQAQDGKGVYKNRTFFHLERYWDSAKVCSNPHKGWFIHYYDNSISNYGDRLAVNDSLPDFPGLNDIYLRLAWSYLEPEEGVYNWTLIDSIINRWVGWGHTISFRITCKETTGPPYATPAWVEKAGAKGKMIQGGKAWAPDYGDPVFLEKLENFHKAFAARYDGKPWVEYIDIGSIGEWGEGHTAFSGWEDVPVAVVKRHVDMYKRCYKKSVLLISDDFIGQRDTDDGADYEIYHYCLQKGIGFRDDSGNVKWYERLGFGPSCIRSPELYSKVYKKIPVVLESDHYSDAVQNGMWRDGSGFEKAIHETHATYIGFHHYPREWLLENTALAGRLANLSGYWYFPKFAMMPDTFRIHSSRNYLRMTWENHGVAPAYHRFKLSVQLINKKTGRSFIQELRESDNRTWLPDEIVAEQYKIDINKSLDMGKYDLLINMQDNCGFHNRNIELPLKKEHETVSGWYKIGEVMVN from the coding sequence ATGATGCGTTTTTTGATAGTTGTGCTATTCACCTTTTTTAGTTTGTGTTCACAGGCACAGGATGGGAAGGGCGTTTATAAGAACCGTACTTTTTTTCACCTGGAACGTTACTGGGATAGTGCAAAAGTATGCAGCAACCCACATAAAGGCTGGTTCATCCATTATTATGATAACAGCATCTCCAATTATGGCGACCGCCTGGCGGTAAATGATTCCCTGCCGGATTTCCCCGGATTGAATGATATCTATCTGCGGCTGGCATGGTCTTATCTGGAACCGGAGGAAGGTGTGTACAATTGGACACTGATAGATTCTATTATCAACAGGTGGGTAGGATGGGGTCATACTATTTCGTTCCGCATCACCTGTAAAGAAACAACCGGCCCTCCTTATGCTACACCCGCATGGGTGGAAAAGGCCGGTGCAAAAGGAAAAATGATACAGGGTGGTAAGGCCTGGGCACCGGATTATGGAGATCCGGTGTTCCTTGAAAAACTGGAGAATTTTCATAAAGCCTTCGCCGCAAGATATGATGGTAAACCCTGGGTGGAATATATTGATATCGGGAGCATCGGCGAATGGGGAGAAGGGCATACTGCTTTTTCAGGTTGGGAAGATGTGCCGGTGGCAGTTGTTAAGCGGCATGTGGATATGTATAAAAGATGTTACAAAAAGTCTGTGCTGCTGATCAGTGATGACTTTATCGGACAGCGTGATACAGACGATGGCGCGGATTACGAGATATATCATTACTGCCTGCAAAAGGGGATCGGATTCCGCGATGATAGTGGTAACGTAAAGTGGTACGAACGGCTGGGCTTTGGGCCTTCCTGTATACGCAGCCCTGAGTTGTATAGTAAAGTGTATAAGAAGATCCCGGTAGTACTGGAATCTGACCATTACAGTGATGCGGTGCAAAATGGCATGTGGAGGGATGGTTCCGGGTTTGAAAAAGCTATCCATGAAACGCATGCCACCTATATAGGCTTTCATCATTATCCCAGGGAATGGCTCCTGGAGAACACAGCACTGGCAGGGAGACTGGCTAACCTGAGCGGGTATTGGTATTTCCCGAAGTTTGCGATGATGCCGGATACATTCCGCATTCATTCCAGCCGCAACTATTTAAGGATGACCTGGGAGAATCATGGTGTGGCACCTGCGTATCACCGGTTTAAACTTTCTGTGCAACTGATCAATAAGAAAACCGGCAGATCATTCATACAGGAATTGCGGGAGTCTGATAACAGAACTTGGCTGCCTGATGAAATAGTAGCTGAACAATATAAGATCGATATAAACAAAAGCTTAGACATGGGTAAGTATGACCTGTTGATAAACATGCAGGATAACTGCGGATTTCATAACAGGAATATTGAATTACCACTTAAAAAAGAACATGAGACTGTTTCCGGCTGGTACAAGATCGGTGAGGTGATGGTAAACTGA
- a CDS encoding RagB/SusD family nutrient uptake outer membrane protein: MKKILLLTILALNIVVIYSCGDKFLDVKPRNELTDASFWKTEQDATLALNGCYRLWETYANIALFDGASDNAYEKSNFGFQVLGNGTLTPANYHVLGSWIDWMHFSTENGNDFSASANWYPYTRIRKYNNFLANIDRVPMGEAKKALYKSEVRFLRAYDYFWKVMLHGDVPLVTKVLNATDELPRDPAAKVKQFVLDELTAVITEGALPVQNTIDSKGHVTKGAALALRARLHLMMGNYPAAMADAKAVIDMPCYELFPNYRDLFLEKSEGINKEAILNVQYIVNDYEQSLTQISLPAGDGGWSALNATKSMADAYECSNGKAITDPTSGYDINNPFKNRDPRMEMSMLHPGQLWKGRYYNTLDQFLADGSPNPDYNRNEPAARSGMNIIKYINSLADSPGGWPPNFGGDIMVIRLAEMYLTYAEAAVETNTNTAAALDYINAIRTRSGHITAPTLTKALVRNERRVELAFEGLRYLDIMRWDLGPQVLNGPLYGSRRGTMNFADGSIAWVGNGNDVNDVNYIKLETRTFNPVRKYLFPIPQAEMDANKKMVQNPGY, encoded by the coding sequence ATGAAAAAGATACTATTACTTACAATACTTGCACTTAACATCGTTGTAATATATTCATGCGGGGATAAGTTCCTTGATGTGAAGCCCCGTAACGAACTAACAGATGCCTCCTTCTGGAAAACAGAGCAGGATGCCACATTAGCATTGAACGGTTGCTACCGTTTATGGGAAACCTATGCCAATATTGCGCTTTTTGACGGCGCCTCTGATAATGCTTATGAGAAATCCAATTTCGGTTTCCAGGTGCTGGGTAATGGAACGCTGACACCGGCGAACTACCATGTGCTCGGCAGCTGGATCGATTGGATGCATTTTAGCACTGAAAATGGTAACGACTTTTCCGCATCAGCGAACTGGTATCCTTATACACGTATCCGCAAGTACAATAATTTCCTTGCGAATATAGACCGCGTGCCGATGGGTGAAGCTAAGAAGGCGCTGTACAAAAGTGAAGTAAGGTTTCTCAGAGCGTATGATTACTTCTGGAAAGTAATGTTACATGGTGATGTGCCGTTGGTTACCAAAGTGCTTAATGCAACGGATGAACTTCCAAGGGACCCTGCTGCCAAAGTAAAACAGTTTGTACTGGATGAGCTCACTGCCGTTATCACAGAAGGTGCATTGCCGGTTCAGAATACCATTGATTCAAAAGGGCATGTTACAAAAGGTGCTGCACTGGCATTGAGAGCAAGGTTGCATTTGATGATGGGAAACTATCCGGCTGCCATGGCCGATGCAAAAGCCGTGATCGATATGCCTTGTTATGAACTGTTCCCGAATTACCGGGACCTGTTCCTGGAGAAAAGTGAAGGGATCAATAAAGAGGCAATCTTAAATGTGCAATACATTGTGAATGATTATGAGCAATCACTTACACAGATAAGCCTCCCTGCCGGAGATGGCGGCTGGTCTGCTTTGAATGCTACCAAAAGCATGGCAGATGCTTATGAGTGCAGTAACGGTAAAGCCATCACTGATCCTACTTCTGGTTACGATATCAATAATCCTTTCAAAAACCGCGATCCCAGGATGGAAATGTCTATGCTGCATCCGGGGCAATTATGGAAAGGACGTTACTATAATACGCTGGACCAGTTCCTTGCAGACGGCAGCCCTAATCCGGATTACAACAGGAACGAACCTGCTGCCCGGTCTGGCATGAACATTATCAAATACATCAACAGTCTGGCTGATAGCCCCGGCGGCTGGCCTCCTAACTTCGGCGGAGATATTATGGTGATCCGTCTGGCGGAAATGTATCTCACCTATGCAGAAGCTGCGGTGGAAACAAATACAAACACTGCTGCCGCACTGGATTATATCAATGCTATCAGAACAAGGAGCGGGCATATAACAGCTCCCACTTTAACAAAGGCATTGGTGAGGAATGAACGCAGGGTGGAACTGGCTTTCGAAGGACTCAGGTACCTGGATATCATGCGCTGGGACCTTGGCCCGCAGGTATTGAACGGACCTTTATACGGCAGCCGCAGAGGTACTATGAACTTTGCAGACGGCAGTATCGCCTGGGTAGGAAATGGAAATGATGTGAACGATGTTAACTACATCAAACTGGAAACACGCACGTTCAATCCTGTAAGGAAGTACCTGTTCCCCATACCACAAGCGGAAATGGATGCAAATAAAAAGATGGTACAAAACCCCGGATATTAA
- a CDS encoding DUF4082 domain-containing protein yields MKILSLILLTAIMAAGCSKMKDRDTVRADGVLATLDDETGPYNVFTTQTPSSTDTDGPYELGMKFQSSQSGTITQIRYYKYSGENGAHTGRLWSAAGTQLTSVTFTGETASGWQTATLSTPYAISANTTYVVTVNSNARYGATTGGLATAVTNGPLSTIVGSNGVYGTTLGAFPTSSYNNSNYFRDITFVGTGTGDVTAPTTPTSVASSDITGYGVDLSWTASTDNVNVTGYNVYNDTVLIASVTGAWANLYGLTPATAYSIKVKAKDAAGNLSAASTALSVTTGAASSGLRGWQIDNTNSGLSGVGVNKNSLPLHSGPIAAGSTISMKKLVDPNLSAGNIIIDRCWIVTTGSGSWAVGSDNGAILIKDSRIEGTGTRGKYFTAPYQAPTNKAVTILRTEITDQGGGFLLNGASLVRNCYIHDLPGYGNPATDTGNHVDGGTRRSGIAQLNVIDNQIDIRSAGSNGSSAFFIQPLWGFIDNILLRGNLFGGGGYTVYAENHSGNTYGSHLYADNNRFYTGPGYGYAGTPSGPGFGVWTNNYVNNPANADNKGTAISNP; encoded by the coding sequence ATGAAAATCCTAAGTTTAATTTTGCTGACTGCAATCATGGCTGCGGGTTGTTCAAAAATGAAAGACCGTGATACCGTTAGGGCAGATGGTGTTCTTGCGACATTGGATGATGAGACGGGGCCATATAACGTGTTCACCACGCAAACCCCTTCCTCAACAGATACCGATGGGCCTTACGAACTGGGTATGAAGTTTCAGTCCTCACAATCCGGCACCATTACGCAGATCCGTTATTACAAATATAGCGGAGAAAATGGCGCACATACCGGCCGTTTATGGTCTGCCGCTGGCACGCAACTGACAAGTGTAACTTTTACAGGAGAAACGGCTTCCGGCTGGCAAACAGCAACACTGAGCACACCTTATGCCATTTCTGCCAATACTACTTATGTAGTAACGGTTAACTCCAATGCAAGATATGGCGCTACCACCGGAGGTTTGGCAACAGCTGTTACCAATGGCCCGTTGAGTACGATTGTTGGTTCTAATGGTGTTTATGGTACAACATTAGGTGCTTTTCCTACGAGTTCATATAATAATTCTAACTACTTCCGTGATATTACTTTTGTTGGAACCGGAACAGGGGATGTTACTGCTCCAACTACCCCCACGTCTGTTGCTTCCTCAGATATTACAGGATATGGTGTTGACCTTAGCTGGACGGCTTCCACCGATAATGTTAATGTTACAGGATACAATGTATACAATGACACGGTATTGATTGCTTCGGTTACGGGGGCCTGGGCTAATCTTTATGGATTGACCCCGGCTACTGCTTACAGCATCAAAGTAAAAGCAAAAGATGCAGCAGGCAACCTTTCTGCTGCAAGCACTGCTCTTAGCGTCACTACAGGTGCAGCCAGCAGTGGTTTGCGTGGCTGGCAGATCGATAACACCAATTCCGGATTATCAGGTGTTGGTGTAAATAAAAACAGTCTGCCCCTGCATAGTGGTCCTATTGCAGCGGGTTCCACCATCAGCATGAAAAAACTGGTAGACCCCAACCTCAGTGCGGGTAATATTATTATTGACAGATGCTGGATCGTTACCACAGGAAGTGGTTCCTGGGCGGTAGGTTCTGATAATGGCGCGATATTGATTAAAGATTCGAGGATAGAGGGAACCGGCACCCGGGGCAAATATTTTACGGCGCCGTACCAGGCACCTACCAATAAAGCGGTGACCATATTGAGAACAGAAATAACAGACCAGGGAGGAGGATTTCTGCTGAATGGCGCGAGCCTTGTCAGGAACTGTTATATTCATGATCTGCCCGGTTATGGTAACCCTGCTACTGATACCGGTAATCATGTTGACGGAGGAACAAGGCGCAGTGGCATTGCGCAATTGAATGTAATAGACAATCAGATTGATATCCGTTCTGCCGGCAGCAATGGTTCCTCTGCATTCTTTATTCAACCACTGTGGGGCTTTATCGACAATATCCTTTTGCGCGGTAACCTCTTTGGCGGCGGCGGATATACTGTATACGCGGAAAACCACAGTGGTAACACATATGGCTCCCACCTTTATGCGGATAATAACAGATTCTATACCGGACCTGGTTATGGTTACGCCGGGACACCAAGCGGACCAGGATTTGGAGTATGGACCAATAACTATGTAAATAATCCTGCTAATGCAGATAATAAAGGAACTGCCATCAGTAATCCATAA
- a CDS encoding carbon-nitrogen hydrolase family protein: MRKNMISRRKFLSASAMAAGGVTIASGGLANALPGAVTESAAREVWIATVSQTDMTAETPALMVEKIFEVLREALVFKPDIICLPELFNTSNIKRKYTFKEEVAFSAETLKQFAAFAKTNSCYVICPVYTEEAGSVYNSAVVFDRQGKRLGEYRKAHIVEDEVSFGLTPGTLSPPVFKTDFGIIGIQICFDILWEDCWRKLRESGAEIVFWPSAFAGGQMVNTRAWQNRYHVVSSTRKDTSKICDMSGMEIAKTGTWNKNLVCAPINLEKAFVHVWPHVFQFEKIKEKYGRKIRITIFHEEEWAIIESLSPEVKVKDVLKEFNIRTFEQHVQDSETAQIKARKQ, translated from the coding sequence ATGAGAAAAAATATGATTTCGCGCAGAAAGTTCCTGTCGGCTTCGGCTATGGCAGCAGGAGGGGTAACCATCGCTTCGGGTGGATTGGCTAATGCTTTGCCAGGTGCTGTAACTGAAAGTGCTGCAAGGGAAGTATGGATTGCCACTGTCTCTCAAACGGACATGACAGCGGAAACGCCGGCATTAATGGTGGAGAAAATATTTGAAGTACTCCGTGAGGCGCTTGTTTTTAAACCGGATATCATCTGCCTACCGGAACTATTTAATACTTCCAATATAAAACGGAAATACACTTTTAAAGAAGAAGTGGCTTTTTCTGCAGAGACCTTAAAGCAGTTTGCAGCATTTGCTAAAACAAATAGTTGTTATGTTATCTGCCCGGTGTATACGGAAGAAGCAGGGAGCGTGTATAATTCCGCCGTGGTATTTGACAGGCAGGGGAAGAGGCTTGGTGAATACAGGAAAGCACATATCGTAGAAGACGAGGTATCATTTGGCCTTACTCCCGGTACCCTATCACCTCCCGTTTTTAAAACTGATTTTGGCATCATTGGTATTCAGATCTGCTTTGATATTCTATGGGAAGACTGTTGGCGGAAACTAAGAGAAAGCGGGGCTGAAATTGTTTTTTGGCCCTCAGCTTTCGCCGGTGGCCAGATGGTGAACACCCGGGCCTGGCAGAACAGATACCATGTAGTGTCCAGTACACGGAAAGACACGTCTAAGATCTGCGATATGTCCGGGATGGAAATTGCAAAAACGGGGACCTGGAATAAAAACCTGGTATGTGCGCCTATTAACCTGGAGAAAGCTTTCGTGCACGTTTGGCCGCATGTATTCCAGTTTGAAAAGATAAAGGAGAAATATGGCCGTAAGATACGTATCACCATTTTCCATGAGGAAGAATGGGCGATCATAGAAAGTTTGTCGCCTGAGGTGAAGGTAAAGGATGTTTTAAAGGAATTCAATATCAGAACATTTGAACAGCATGTACAGGATTCTGAGACAGCACAGATAAAAGCCCGGAAGCAATGA
- a CDS encoding TonB-dependent receptor has translation MKLFASIFLFLCLLVSTGVSAQNVTISEKNTTMEKLFRYIEKQTGYVFFFDHKMIDKTPRLSVDLKNVPLEKALESILKNQPLSYSIVGKNIVIKQKEEVPVYLPARSLDQDSAGRISGKVTDDNGEPLPGASIVVKGTTVRTVTDAGGNYQLSGVPRNGTILFTFVGMMPQEFVAGGNAVMNIKLQRSTVGLDEVVAIGYGTQKKVNLTGAVGTVSGKDLIANVPTNTVAALQGRLPGVTITQPSGQPGDEGVSILIRGIGTMNYAGPMILVDGLESRMDNVSPGDIESVSVLKDASSAAIYGSRAANGVILVTTKRGKNGVSEINYRGFAGWQATTNLPDHLPSHEYAELYNEGNRNQGLPPRYSNDDIAKYKSGVDPYNFPNTDWQDLLITESGATQDHNLSFSGGNNITSYRVSFEYFNQKGLIKGSTHKRYNARINLDSRVKEWLTVGTNISLSRNNVIYPISPFSGGEEFFRQINFIPPTVSNKNADGTWNRYTDGNPIAWVDAGGFRNGTNSHLLGSVFGELTLLKGLTLKGVAGVNYDLGDNKRHVKKIDYYSNGVYTEQGPNSVTDNITRQQTITLQSLLNYNRKFGKHAVKGLLGASREAYQFFTNEAFRKGFPSNDLDQLNGGSTEGMTNGGYAIESRLGSIFGRANYEFDNRYLLELNLRRDASSRFSRGYRVGWFPSLSAGWRVTEENFMQGVSWIDNLKLRGSWGQLGNNNIGDYSYFQRIKLGQNYNFGGAVADGAATAFASNAIISWEKTTELDLGFDLDLFRNKLFSISADYYDRYTDDILSSVPVSMIFGLPAPITNAGAMRNKGVELLLEHNHAIGAFQYSVALNGAFNENKVERYKNPSKGDMIYAEGEAWGSYYGFEAIGIYQTDAEAAASPHVEGAAVKAGDLIFKDQNKDGKVNGDDRIVLGNTIPKFTYGANINLGYKGFDLSAFFQGASKVNRVIGAESFWAFDPNNALRMHLDRTIVENGKVVKNGYYPRILITEKHNKENLSSFSVLNASYLRLKTAQIGYTIPTALLKKAAITRARVYASGQNLLTFTKFPSSFDPELLSGSGNGTYPQVKFYTVGIDVTF, from the coding sequence ATGAAGCTTTTCGCTAGTATTTTTTTATTCTTATGCCTTCTGGTGAGCACGGGTGTTTCCGCTCAGAATGTAACTATTTCTGAGAAAAACACTACCATGGAGAAGCTGTTCCGGTACATTGAAAAACAAACAGGGTATGTGTTTTTCTTTGATCATAAGATGATCGACAAAACACCCCGTTTATCAGTGGACCTCAAAAATGTTCCGCTGGAAAAAGCGTTGGAATCTATTCTGAAGAACCAGCCACTTTCTTATTCCATCGTAGGGAAAAACATTGTGATCAAACAAAAGGAAGAAGTTCCCGTATATCTGCCGGCAAGATCATTGGATCAGGATAGTGCAGGGCGGATCAGTGGAAAAGTAACAGATGATAACGGAGAGCCATTACCTGGAGCATCTATTGTAGTAAAAGGCACTACTGTAAGGACTGTTACGGATGCCGGTGGTAATTATCAGCTTTCAGGTGTTCCCCGGAACGGAACGATCCTGTTCACTTTTGTGGGGATGATGCCGCAGGAATTTGTTGCAGGCGGTAATGCCGTGATGAACATAAAACTTCAGCGATCAACAGTTGGGTTGGATGAAGTAGTGGCCATTGGTTATGGCACGCAAAAGAAAGTGAACCTCACAGGCGCTGTTGGAACGGTTTCCGGGAAAGACCTTATCGCCAATGTGCCAACCAATACTGTAGCTGCATTGCAGGGCCGTTTACCTGGTGTTACCATCACACAGCCTTCCGGCCAGCCGGGTGATGAAGGTGTCAGTATATTGATCAGGGGGATAGGTACTATGAACTATGCCGGCCCCATGATCCTTGTGGACGGGCTGGAATCAAGAATGGACAATGTTTCGCCCGGCGATATTGAAAGTGTGAGTGTATTGAAGGATGCATCTTCTGCTGCTATCTATGGATCAAGGGCTGCTAATGGAGTGATACTGGTCACCACCAAACGCGGAAAAAACGGTGTGTCTGAAATTAATTACAGGGGCTTTGCCGGATGGCAGGCAACCACTAATCTTCCGGATCATCTTCCATCCCATGAGTATGCTGAATTATACAATGAAGGTAACAGGAACCAGGGATTACCTCCACGGTATAGCAATGACGATATTGCTAAGTATAAATCCGGCGTTGATCCTTATAACTTTCCCAATACAGACTGGCAGGACCTGCTGATAACAGAATCAGGCGCTACCCAGGACCATAACCTTTCTTTTTCCGGTGGTAATAATATCACCAGCTACAGGGTTTCATTTGAGTATTTCAATCAGAAAGGGTTGATCAAAGGCTCCACCCACAAACGTTACAATGCAAGGATCAACCTGGATAGCCGGGTAAAGGAGTGGCTGACCGTGGGTACGAATATATCGCTGTCGAGGAATAACGTGATCTATCCTATCTCCCCATTTAGCGGAGGAGAAGAGTTTTTCAGACAGATTAACTTTATACCGCCCACGGTATCCAATAAAAATGCGGACGGTACCTGGAACCGCTATACAGACGGGAACCCTATTGCCTGGGTAGATGCAGGCGGATTCAGGAATGGTACCAACTCCCATTTGCTGGGAAGTGTTTTCGGAGAATTGACGCTGTTGAAAGGTTTAACCCTGAAAGGTGTTGCAGGTGTTAACTACGACCTGGGCGACAACAAAAGGCATGTGAAAAAGATCGACTACTACAGTAATGGTGTGTATACCGAGCAGGGCCCCAATAGCGTAACAGATAATATCACCCGTCAGCAAACCATCACTTTGCAAAGTTTGCTGAACTATAACCGGAAGTTTGGCAAACATGCCGTGAAAGGGTTACTGGGTGCTTCCCGTGAAGCCTACCAGTTTTTCACGAACGAAGCATTCAGGAAAGGCTTTCCCTCTAACGACCTGGACCAGCTAAATGGCGGATCAACAGAGGGTATGACAAACGGAGGGTATGCTATTGAATCCAGGCTGGGTTCTATATTCGGAAGGGCTAATTACGAATTTGATAACAGGTATTTATTGGAACTGAACCTGCGGAGGGATGCATCTTCCAGGTTTAGCCGTGGCTACAGGGTAGGATGGTTCCCATCATTATCTGCAGGCTGGAGAGTAACAGAAGAGAATTTCATGCAGGGTGTTAGCTGGATCGATAACCTGAAGCTGAGAGGTTCCTGGGGCCAGCTGGGAAACAATAATATTGGCGACTACAGTTATTTCCAAAGAATAAAATTAGGGCAGAACTATAATTTCGGTGGTGCTGTTGCAGATGGCGCCGCTACTGCCTTTGCCAGCAACGCGATCATCAGCTGGGAGAAAACCACAGAACTGGACCTGGGTTTTGACCTGGACCTTTTCCGGAACAAACTGTTCTCCATATCTGCTGATTATTATGATCGTTATACAGACGATATCCTTTCCTCTGTTCCTGTTTCCATGATCTTTGGATTGCCTGCTCCGATTACAAACGCCGGTGCCATGAGGAATAAAGGTGTTGAACTGTTACTTGAGCATAATCATGCAATAGGAGCTTTTCAGTATTCCGTGGCACTGAATGGTGCATTTAATGAGAATAAAGTGGAGCGATATAAAAACCCGTCCAAAGGAGACATGATCTATGCAGAAGGAGAAGCATGGGGTTCTTATTATGGCTTTGAGGCGATAGGTATTTATCAGACAGATGCCGAAGCTGCTGCTTCCCCGCATGTGGAAGGCGCAGCTGTAAAGGCTGGTGACCTGATCTTTAAAGACCAGAATAAAGATGGCAAGGTCAATGGAGACGACAGGATTGTGCTGGGTAATACCATACCTAAGTTCACTTATGGTGCTAATATCAATCTGGGATATAAAGGGTTTGACCTGTCTGCCTTCTTCCAGGGAGCCAGCAAAGTGAACCGTGTGATAGGCGCTGAATCATTCTGGGCATTCGATCCCAACAATGCATTGCGTATGCACCTGGACAGGACCATTGTTGAAAACGGGAAAGTGGTGAAGAACGGATATTATCCAAGGATCCTGATCACGGAAAAACATAACAAGGAGAATCTGAGTTCTTTTAGTGTACTGAATGCTTCCTACCTGCGGTTAAAAACAGCACAGATAGGATATACCATCCCAACGGCTTTGCTGAAGAAGGCGGCCATTACCAGGGCCAGGGTATATGCCAGCGGACAGAACCTGCTGACATTTACAAAATTCCCTTCCAGTTTTGATCCGGAGCTTCTATCCGGCTCGGGTAACGGTACATACCCACAGGTTAAATTTTATACAGTAGGAATTGATGTAACATTCTAA